The following are from one region of the Syngnathus acus chromosome 10, fSynAcu1.2, whole genome shotgun sequence genome:
- the si:ch211-168f7.5 gene encoding mucin-17, with protein sequence MAAGRRGCVNSLWSGTERVRIGERLKATLAGVLELELLRCKHLDMVDAALGDRVNATEPDPVGGSEAHDDTGQNAATPRGQQAPSPSDTMGLSSQSNPDNSCRNSGDGTVHSSVGGGNNSRWSTLSWDAPSDLLSPPTPDPCGAVHLDSDSRPSSGFYSVSGSSLSDSCYSVSSDVAQGGLIQANRPTKFWEQIPGSVGNTDILWSDCAVQPSGPHDRRKDSEPTQEQSVSAVSSEPEVCGLSFLSDLCPGLDNSSTCSLLKFGRVSPSPIYSHAQRPQLDPCYCEDLISRRTKEVYPYPSPLHAVALQSPLFTSQTQARSPSPNSEGNQADEPTESIGGVSPPLRRQNASNPVSLTQLEQYISRLAHQYHRRMNLSIPDLAHCPLTHRGLSTPGKSHGSTQSLSAFESRSTPSTLTGGSATPCKSLLGNSARVSLSATGKKATRNSINLGSLPSATTEDLSINLHLNLNLNLTPGLNSNRGIVEKPQNVNLGVDSAGSAASVPSQPSSTPGPALRARPRISTCPTSLNHRSSLELTSGPAATSAFGSAAFSRSLDWSAGQPPEAGTSVFGSAAGSQRSSLIQESSSSLKLIEDSPMVGEISRISGLSRAVVVGLMEQGVELDIDCFQAEAASELKKHKGLPTAHKQQAHDVIRRTDLTPQRPIQLSLSITHSPQSQSSVTPPLSHSSSPVHPYLSSHATSPVYSSQCQYQQIPSQSDLPSSTASSPPSSRPTQRAHSPPHPLQPSPMGATPLSVFRRDTPFQCSLPRATTGTSPVDFGGIPPRSGSLRHSGGWNRVEGDGLYRGKHASHKLIRAATVSNYAKREDSGSAWREDEKTQSRSKTSNKLSRAFERRLWGKDTQSEREEMDRAEYGYGWTRNADGKQRASSAHDKWSKVESSPIFSKTRGKEGGEKRSSSVRSSRRALFRSESQGLLVPCNQDEPTRQSNWVSSFDVGQSAMCAGRDKGARLLNAAENKHLSSTASLFNLSCSQSFESSCHSFSPLSSPSFSPSPPPRHPLQRSRSLRDLGRRVFGSMRSLSLKQKPSK encoded by the exons ATGGCGGCCGGCCGCCGCGGCTGCGTCAACTCGCTATGGTCGGGCACCGAGCGCGTTCGCATCGGAGAGCGCCTCAAAGCGACGCTGGCCGGGGTCCTGGAGCTGGAGCTGCTCCGATGCAAACACCTCGACATGGTGGACGCCGCTCTGGGGGATCGAGTCAACGCGACCGAGCCGGATCCGGTGGGTGGGAGCGAAGCGCACGACGATACCGGGCAGAACGCTGCGACACCCCGCGGGCAACAG gcGCCCTCCCCCTCAGACACAATGGGCCTGTCAAGTCAGAGTAACCCAGACAACTCCTGTCGTAACTCTGGCGACGGGACGGTACATTCTTCAGTGGGCGGGGGGAATAACTCCCGCTGGTCCACTCTGTCCTGGGACGCCCCCTCTGACCTGCTGTCACCACCCACACCCGACCCCTGCGGTGCCGTCCACCTGGACAGTGATTCCAGACCGAGCTCAG gttTCTATTCAGTGAGTGGGAGCTCACTGTCAGACTCATGCTACTCAGTGTCCAGTGATGTTGCCCAGGGAGGACTGATACAGGCAAACAGACCCACAAAGTTTTGGGAACAGATCCCTGGTTCAGTGGGCAACACTGACATCTTATGGTCAGATTGTGCAGTGCAACCATCAGGACCGCATGATAGACGCAAGGATTCAGAGCCAACTCAGGAGCAGTCAGTGTCAG CCGTCTCAAGTGAGCCTGAAGTGTGTGGTCTCAGCTTTCTGTCAGACCTCTGCCCAGGCCTCGACAACTCATCGACCTGTTCTCTTCTAAAGTTTGGCCGTGTCTCTCCATCTCCCATCTACTCCCATGCACAACGACCACAGTTGGACCCGTGCTACTGCGAAGACCTCATATCCCGTCGGACAAAAGAGGTGTACCCGTATCCCAGCCCGCTGCACGCTGTTGCCCTCCAGAGTCCCCTTTTTACCTCTCAGACACAAGCGCGGTCTCCTTCTCCAAATTCGGAAGGAAACCAAGCAGACGAGCCAACAGAATCCATCGGTGGTGTAAGTCCGCCTCTCCGACGACAGAATGCCTCGAACCCAGTGTCTTTGACGCAGCTGGAGCAGTACATCTCTCGGCTAGCTCATCAATACCACCGTCGGATGAACCTCTCCATCCCTGATCTTGCACACTGTCCGCTCACACACAGAGGCCTTAGCACGCCTGGTAAAAGTCACGGTTCCACTCAGTCCCTGTCTGCCTTTGAAAGCCGCAGTACACCTTCCACGCTGACGGGGGGCAGTGCAACACCGTGCAAATCGCTACTGGGTAATTCAGCCAGAGTGAGTCTTAGCGCCACTGGGAAAAAAGCCACGAGGAACTCTATCAATCTGGGTAGCCTTCCCTCTGCGACCACAGAGGATTTGAGCATCAACTTGCATCTCAACCTAAACTTGAACCTTACTCCTGGTTTAAACTCTAACAGGGGGATTGTTGAAAAACCCCAAAATGTCAATCTGGGGGTTGACTCCGCGGGTTCGGCTGCTTCAGTGCCGTCACAACCCTCTTCAACGCCTGGCCCGGCGCTTCGAGCACGGCCCCGAATTTCCACCTGTCCTACTTCCCTCAACCACCGCAGCTCCCTGGAGCTCACTTCGGGTCCTGCAGCCACTTCTGCATTTGGATCAGCAGCCTTCTCTCGCTCATTGGACTGGAGTGCAGGACAGCCACCTGAAGCCGGAACCTCAGTGTTTGGATCAGCGGCGGGGTCCCAGCGCAGCAGCTTGATACAGGAGTCCAGCTCCAGTCTCAAACTGATCGAGGACTCTCCCATGGTGGGGGAAATCTCTCGCATCTCTGGCTTGTCCAGGGCCGTCGTGGTCGGGCTGATGGAGCAAGGTGTGGAACTGGATATCGACTGCTTCCAGGCAGAAGCAGCCAGTGAGTTGAAAAAACATAAAGGTCTCCCGACAGCCCATAAACAACAAGCACATGATGTCATAAGACGGACCGACCTGACCCCTCAAAGACCAATCCAGCTGTCTCTCAGCATCACCCATTCGCCGCAGTCCCAGTCCAGTGTTACTCCTCCCCTCTCACACTCCAGCAGCCCAGTCCACCCTTATCTGTCCAGCCATGCTACTTCTCCAGTCTATTCTTCACAGTGCCAGTACCAACAGATCCCTTCCCAGTCAGACCTGCCCTCCTCCACGGCCTCCTCTCCTCCTTCCTCCCGCCCCACGCAAAGAGCCCACTCTCCTCCACATCCTCTCCAACCCTCCCCGATGGGAGCTACCCCGCTCTCAGTGTTCCGGAGGGACACCCCTTTTCAGTGTTCGCTGCCCCGTGCCACCACCGGCACATCTCCTGTGGACTTTGGTGGCATCCCTCCTAGGAGTGGGTCCCTCCGACACAGCGGGGGCTGGAATAGGGTGGAGGGCGACGGGCTCTACAGAGGCAAGCATGCGTCTCACAAGCTGATCAGGGCAGCGACTGTTAGCAACTATGCCAAGAGGGAGGACTCTGGCTCTGCTTGGCGTGAGGATGAGAAGACACAATCACGCAGCAAGACCTCCAACAAACTGAGCAGAGCCTTTGAGCGGCGCCTCTGGGGAAAGGACACTCAGAGCGAGAGGGAGGAGATGGATAGGGCGGAGTACGGCTACGGATGGACAAGGAATGCAGATGGTAAACAGAGAGCGTCCAGCGCTCATGACAAGTGGTCAAAGGTAGAAAGCTCACCTATTTTCTCTAAGACGAGAGGAAAGGAGGGTGGAGAGAAGCGAAGCTCCAGTGTGAGGAGCTCCCGGAGGGCTCTGTTCAGGAGCGAGTCTCAGGGCTTGCTGGTGCCTTGCAACCAGGATGAGCCCACAAGACAGTCAAACTGGGTTTCCTCATTCGATGTGGGGCAAAGTGCCATGTGTGCAGGCAGGGACAAAGGTGCCAGACTGCTGAACGCAGCGGAGAACAAGCACCTCTCATCCACAGCTAGCCTCTTTAACCTCTCCTGCTCTCAGAGCTTCGAGAGCAGCTGTCACTCATTCAGTCCTCTTTCTTCTCCCTCTTTTTCTCCTTCCCCACCGCCCAGACATCCCCTCCAACGTTCTCGATCCCTGAGGGACTTGGGCAGGCGTGTTTTTGGCTCTATGAGATCCTTAAGCCTCAAACAGAAACCATCTAAGTGA
- the map1lc3cl gene encoding microtubule-associated proteins 1A/1B light chain 3C, translating to MAPFEKSMEMMMPFKQRKCLETRKDEVCSIRSKFPNKLPVIVERYIREKTLPLLDKTKFLVPFELTLGQFLCLLRNKIDLESTQALFLLVAEKSMSCMSSSMGEVYSHHSDPDGFLYITYASQEMFGAPRPVGPPC from the exons ATGGCGCCCTTTGAGAAATccatggagatgatgatgccCTTCAAGCAGAGGAAGTGCTTGG AAACAAGAAAAGATGAGGTGTGCAGCATTCGCTCCAAATTCCCCAACAAGCTGCCC GTAATTGTGGAACGTTACATCCGTGAAAAGACTCTCCCCCTTCTGGACAAGACTAAGTTTTTGGTTCCCTTCGAGCTCACCTTGGGTCAGTTCCTCTGCCTGCTCAG AAATAAGATTGACCTGGAATCCACCCAGGCTCTCTTCCTGTTGGTGGCCGAGAAAAGCATGTCCTGCATGTCCTCCAGCATGGGGGAGGTCTACTCCCACCATAGCGACCCAGACGGTTTTCTTTACATCACCTACGCCTCACAGGAAATGTTCGGAGCGCCCCGACCGGTGGGGCCGCCATGCTGA
- the ehd1a gene encoding EH domain-containing protein 1a, which yields MFRKTLKKDPELFQNVADGLRQLYRTKLFPLEDTYRFHEFHSPALEDADFDNKPMVLLVGQYSTGKTTFIRHLMEQDFPGMRIGPEPTTDSFIAVMHGDQDGVIPGNALVVDPKKPFRKLNAFGNAFLNRFMCAQLPNPVLESISIIDTPGILSGEKQRISRGYDFAAVLEWFAERVDRIILLFDAHKLDISDEFSEVIRALKNHEDKMRVVLNKADQISTQQLMRVYGALMWSLGKIINTPEVVRVYIGSFWAQPLLVPDNRKLFEAEEQDLFTDIQSLPRNAALRKLNDLIKRARLAKVHAYIICSLKKEMPSVFGKDSKKKELIANLGDIYLKVEKEHQISPGDFPNLSKMQEMLNSQDFSKFAAMKPKLLEAVEDMLANDIARLMALVRQEEAALPSNSVKGGAFEGTMSGPFGHGYGEGAGEGIDDLEWVVNRDKPSYDEIFYTLSPIHGKVSGAAAKKEMLKSKLPNTVLGKIWKLADVDRDGLLDDEEFALANHLIKVKLEGHELPATLPDHLVPPSKRVTTMQD from the exons ATGTTTAGGAAAACCTTAAAAAAGGACCCCGAGCTGTTTCAGAACGTGGCGGACGGGCTACGGCAGCTTTACCGGACCAAACTGTTCCCTCTGGAGGACACGTATCGATTCCACGAGTTCCACTCTCCTGCCCTCGAAGATGCCGATTTCGACAACAAGCCCATGGTGCTGCTGGTGGGACAGTACTCCACCGGCAAAACCACTTTCATTCGCCACCTCATGGAGCAGGACTTCCCCGGAATGCGCATCGGGCCCGAGCCGACCACAgactcgtttatcgcggtgaTGCACGGGGATCAGGACGGGGTGATCCCGGGTAACGCGCTGGTAGTCGACCCGAAGAAGCCATTCCGCAAACTCAACGCATTTGGGAACGCCTTCCTAAACAG GTTCATGTGTGCCCAGTTGCCCAACCCGGTCCTGGAGAGCATCAGCATCATCGACACTCCCGGAATCCTGTCAGGAGAGAAGCAGAGGATCAGTCGAG GGTACGACTTTGCCGCCGTGTTGGAATGGTTTGCGGAGCGCGTGGACCGCATCATCCTGCTGTTCGACGCCCACAAGCTGGACATCTCCGACGAGTTCTCCGAGGTGATCCGCGCGCTCAAAAACCACGAGGACAAAATGCGCGTGGTTCTGAACAAGGCCGACCAGATCAGCACCCAGCAACTGATGAGGGTCTACGGGGCGCTGATGTGGTCCCTGGGAAAAATCATCAACACGCCTGAG GTAGTGCGTGTGTACATCGGCTCGTTTTGGGCCCAACCCCTGCTGGTACCGGACAACAGGAAGTTATTTGAGGCCGAGGAGCAGGACCTCTTCACGGACATCCAGTCCTTGCCCCGCAACGCTGCTTTACGAAAACTCAACGACCTCATCAAGCGAGCGCGTCTCGCAAAG gtTCACGCCTACATTATCTGCTCACTCAAGAAGGAAATGCCGAGTGTGTTTGGAAAGGACTCGAAGAAGAAAGAGCTGATTGCCAACTTGGGCGACATCTACTTGAAGGTGGAGAAGGAGCACCAAATCTCACCTGGAGACTTCCCCAACCTTTCTAAGATGCAG GAGATGCTCAACTCTCAGGACTTCTCCAAGTTTGCCGCCATGAAGCCCAAGCTGCTGGAAGCAGTGGAAGACATGCTGGCCAACGACATCGCCCGCCTCATGGCCTTGGTGCgccaggaggaggcggcgcTGCCCAGCAACTCAGTCAAGGGCGGTGCCTTTGAGGGAACCATGAGCGGCCCCTTCGGCCACGGTTACGGCGAGGGGGCCGGCGAGGGCATCGACGACCTGGAGTGGGTGGTGAACCGCGACAAGCCCTCGTACGACGAGATCTTTTACACGCTCTCGCCCATCCATGGCAAAGTTTCCGGCGCTGCCGCCAAGAAGGAGATGCTCAAGTCCAAACTGCCCAACACGGTGCTGGGAAAGATCTGGAAGCTGGCAGACGTGGACAGAGACGGCCTCCTCGACGACGAGGAGTTCGCTCTGGCCAACCACCTAATCAAAGTCAAGCTGGAGGGCCACGAGCTGCCCGCCACGCTGCCCGACCACCTAGTGCCCCCATCCAAGCGCGTGACCACAATGCAGGATTAG
- the ttc9c gene encoding tetratricopeptide repeat protein 9C gives MSSTPKMQANGGEERPAMAGAPSAALTPVWSLLEEAGQMKTEGNAFYREKNIRAAVGRYHRALLILRSLDSEMPLTLKGFGPERPSLTSEQETFLRNTQVDCFNNLAACLLQKESVDYARVHEYSMKVLEQRPADAKALYRAGVATLELGDAQKAKQYLTQACMLQPNDVNVRKYLQRVEEKLSHELVREKAMYRGMFTSSTKSCPGK, from the exons ATGAGCTCCACTCCAAAAATGCAGGCTAacggaggagaggagaggccTGCGATGGCAGGAGCTCCTTCAGCTGCTTTAACGCCAGTCTGGTCTTTGTTGGAAGAAGCGGGGCAAATGAAGACGGAAGGGAACGCTTTCTatcgggaaaaaaacattcgtGCCGCTGTTGGCCGTTATCACCGTGCCCTTTTGATCCTTCGAAGCCTCGACTCTGAAATGCCGTTGACTTTAAAAGGATTTGGACCTGAGAGGCCATCGCTCACATCTGAACAAGAAACATTCTTGAGAAACACCCAAGTGGACTGCTTCAACAATTTAGCTG cctGTTTGCTGCAGAAAGAGAGTGTGGACTATGCTCGTGTCCATGAGTACAGCATGAAGGTGTTGGAGCAGCGGCCAGCTGATGCCAAAGCACTGTACAGGGCCGGCGTGGCCACACTAGAGCTTGGAGATGCACAGAAAGCCAAGCAGTACTTGACGCAGGCCTGCATGCTGCAGCCTAACG ATGTCAACGTTAGGAAGTACCTGCAGAGGGTCGAAGAGAAGCTGAGCCATGAGTTAGTCCGGGAGAAAGCCATGTACCGAGGCATGTTTACCTCCAGCACAAAGAGTTGCCCTGGAAAATAG